In Georgenia soli, a genomic segment contains:
- the nrdH gene encoding glutaredoxin-like protein NrdH, which produces MSITVYSKPSCVQCDATYRALNKQGLEYEVVDITTDAEALENVRALGYQQAPVVFADGDHWSGFRPDKIKALAAHKAAALSA; this is translated from the coding sequence ATGAGCATCACCGTCTACAGCAAGCCGTCCTGCGTCCAGTGCGACGCCACGTACCGGGCGCTCAACAAGCAGGGTCTGGAGTACGAGGTCGTGGACATCACGACCGACGCCGAGGCGCTCGAGAACGTCAGGGCGCTCGGCTACCAGCAGGCCCCGGTCGTCTTCGCGGACGGCGACCACTGGTCCGGGTTCCGTCCCGACAAGATCAAGGCGCTCGCGGCGCACAAGGCCGCCGCACTCAGCGCCTGA